The Daphnia magna isolate NIES linkage group LG6, ASM2063170v1.1, whole genome shotgun sequence genome segment CTCGTATCGGCCACTCACGATCCGATTGCTAGACATGCAGAACCAGCGTCACACCGCAGCGGTGGATACATCTGCCATTACCCTTTAAATTTGCCAATCGGATCTCGGCATCCGACAGCCAATGCTAACTTGCAGACGAATACTCCAATGGCTTCAACCTCTTTCGCCGTTCCATCTACGGTAATTTCATCTATCAGaatcttctttatttttcttcaaattttaATGCGTTTCAAAATCGTATAATTCGTACAGAGCTTTGAGAGAACAGCAACTACGGAAAAAACAAGTCCGGCATGCTCCGCTATTGCTGGACGTTCTGATCCGGCTGCCCGATCAAAGTCTCCGTCGCAGTTGTGCGCGGTGTGCGGCGATAACGCCGCTTGCCAACATTATGGTGTCAGGACTTGCGAAGGTTGCAAAGGATTTTTCAAGCGTACAGTGCAAAAAGGATCGAAATACGTTTGCTTAGCGGACCGCAATTGCCCGGTTGACAAGAGGAGACGCAATCGCTGTCAGTTTTGCCGCTTCCAGAAATGCTTATCTGTTGGTATGGTCAAAGAGGTACGTACCCATCGACTCTTTGTGAAACCCTTGGCCGACTGCTTGAATTAATactaaaaatttatttcaggTTGTAAGAACGGACTCTTTAAAAGGTCGCCGAGGACGTTTGCCGTCCAAGCCAAAATGCTCACAGGAAACGTCTCATTCGCCGCCGGTTTCCTTAATTACGGCACTCGTTCGAGCCCACCTCGACACTTCACCTGAAATGGCtaattttgattattccaTGGTAATGAGGATAGAACAAAATCATTAGAATGATTCCCCTTTTAACTTTGATTGGCCTTCAACAGTACGTCGAACAAAGCGGAAACGAGAAGAACCAACTTGCTTCATCGCATACTACGGAAGTTCAGGCTGATCATATCCATCAGTTCTTTGCGCTGCTGACGACTTGCATCGACGTCATCAAAGTTTGGGCAGAAAAGATTCCCGGATTCTGCGAACTCTGCAAAGAGGACCAGGAGCTCTTGATTCAGTCGGCCTGCTTGGAAATCTTTGTCATCCGGTTTGCCTACAGGTAACTTTGATACTTTTCCATCGTTACCTGTAATATAAAAAATCATTAACACATTTTTAAACCTGTTCACAGGATTCGACCTGGTGACGAGAAGTTTATCTTTGACAATGGAGTTGTACTACATTCATCACAATGTAAACCGAGCTTTGGACCGTGGCATGGTGCCATCATCGAGTTTGCTCATTCACTTCATTCAATGGATATTGACCTTTCGGCGTTTGCCTGTTTGGTGTCTCTTACACTGATCACTGGTAAGCAGTCGACCACGTCTAGACTGAAATTACAGTCCAATAAAACACGAAGATCACTTCGGATTTTTATTAACGTAATTTGATTATTTCCATAGAGAGACACGGATTACGTGACCCGCAAAAGGTGGAGCTActtcaaatgaaaataatttcttCGCTGcgagatcacgtgacatatAACCCGGAAGCCCAAAGGAAGCCTCACTATTTCTCTCGGTTACTGAGCAAGCTGCCAGAACTCCGCTCACTGAGTATTCAAGGTCTGCAGcggattttttatttgaaggtGGAAGATTTAGCTCCGGCTCCACCTCTATTGGAAGCCATTTTTAGCTCTAGTCTACCTTTTTGATTATGTTGTCGGCTGAGTGCCATCACACGCGGAGAGGTTGGGCAGGTCGACCATGTCTTATTTCCTTGAGTCTACGTGACACTAGTCGTCCTATTTCGATTGGTCACCTGCTGCTTTTAAGGTTTTTAGAAGGTTATTGGTTTATTATCTTTTGTCTGCATCCAAGGAACATTTCCTGGTGAAATGGTGGGATTCGCATACAGACAAACGGTCGTACTGACCAACTTAACATTTTTCGGGAGACTATTTTTACTTAACAACTTGTCAAGCCTTGATTGAAGGAACTTGTGTTCATAAATCGTTAAATTATTCGCTTTCATATCAACCACATCCTCTAAAACGTGTTATCAAATCACCATTGCAACTACATCGTGTTTTTGGCTCTACTTTGCTACAATGCAAAGAAGAAACCCAAAACCATATTTACTACTTTCATTCACCATATTGTCATTTCATTCACTTTTTCTTATTAATaccgttttatttttttaattgtctTTTTTCGACAGCTTTAAATATTTCCCTAAAATTTTTACGACAGACCTTTATTCTTATACATTTCAAAATCCCAAAGTAGAAAAGCTCAGACCATTTCCCGTTTCGATGATATTCTAACGTGTTATGTTCAGAGTATATTACCTGAACAATATTTTATTACATCCTTTGCCAAACGCATCGTCTAGATCGAAACCTGAGTATGATTGCAAAACATTTAATTGTATGCAATTCACGCTACCAACCAGATCAAGACGTTTTCATGAATAGATCTCTTTACATATTACTTCATATTACCTACAAGCATTTAATTACAAATGAGTGTTACGTAGAATAGTCTATCAAATAGTACTATGTCCTCCAATATGTTACTTAAtccccttttttaaatgttctCTTTTTATCCAAAAATTGGAATAACTTATATTTATACTCTACATCCCATGTGGATTTATACTTTTATACGATTTATACTCAATGTTTTGAGAGGTGATATATCATGTATAACATAACCACCGTCACAGTTTAACTGGAGAACGAGTGTCTAAGTCAGACCCTATtggctttttctttgttaacaTTTCAATATTAATGCAATATTGCCAATACATAACTGACCCCTTTACAAAATGTATCTTCTTGTTATTGAATGATGGGGTGAGCAAAGTCCGGGAACCAATTTTGCtcgaaatttcttttgtgACAGTCACTGAAAACTTGGCGGCCAAACAAAATTAGAGCGAAAGGGTAGCGGCTTGTAAAAAGGCCGACCGACAATCGgagaaaatttttaagacAATGGCgattgaaaacaatttttttttctctgattTAAACAGAACTTCGCGCCCATTCAGCTTCACTCACCTGGCGCCATCTATTGATCTTCAAACTGACTGTGTTGCTGATGTTAGTAATGGTCGTCACCAAAATGCTGTGAGTACTCGACATAGCGCCGGGCCGGAATATTTCTTTAAATACAATAGTTTTCAATAGTCATTCAAGCATTTCAACCTTCCGCAATGGAGAGTGGTAAATAGTCAAACATATCTCTATATAATACGTTCAGTAAGTGGAGCTAGTTGTCTTATTATCTCGTATGTTTGAACAAATTGCAGGGCCCGAAAACAGCGATTCGTTTTTCATTGAGGGACCCTCTAACACTGGCCCTAATGCAAGTGATGAGAATTTTGCTGATGATGGCGACTTTGGACCACCCATGTCTTATCAACAGCAGCATTATGGTGGGCCCAGAGGTCCACCAGGAATGGGGCCTAGAGGCCCAATGGGCATGAGACCTATGAGACCATTTGGTGGAGGTGGGCCAATGGGACCACGTCCACCATTCATGCAAAGAGGACCACCAGGAGGACATGGAGGATTTCATGGTCCACCTCGCCCACCTGGTCCACCAGGTCAGCGTTTCCAGGGTCCTCCCCCTAGAGGCATGGGTCCAATGGGTGGACCGAGAGGGCCCCCTCCAAATTTGATGCAAGGTTATGGTGATTTTCCACGACAAATGAGACCCCATTTTTCTCAAGAACAGAATGGTGGGCGTGGTGGGGATTCTTTGGACAGTGGTGGTGGTTGGGACATGGTAAGTTGCAAAACATTTTCAGTTTATGTAGAAACAAACTTCATTTATGCAAAACTTTTGTTGATCATAGCAGGGACCACCAAACCAGCCTAATGGGGGTGGTATGGGTTATATGGGTGGCCCACCTCAGCAAGGGCCACCTCCAAATTATGGTAATGTACCACCATCGCATAACCAACATTATGGAAATATACCTCCTCAGCAACCACCTCCGCACGCATATGGAAATGGAAAGTTTACACAAAatattcaagtttttttatgtaaCTTACATTCGTGCGAAAAACAGGTGGTCCTCCTGGCTACGGGTCTGGGATGCCTCCCGCTCCTGGTGGATATCAGCAACCTCCGCAGTCTCAGCAACAATCTCATCCAGCCCAAACTGCCGAAATCGATGTATCAACTGATGAAGTCTGGGTCGAAACAAAAGCGGGGGATGGAAAGTCGTACTTTTATCATGCCAAATCAAGAGAAACAACCTGGACAAAACCTGAAGGTCCCAACATCAAAGTCTTGACCCAACAGCAGGTAATTGAAGTTGTGGttcattttattcaatgttgaacttaatcgtttttttgttgttctagGTGGAAGCAATGGCACAGCAATCAGCAGTATTGAAACCGCCTGAAAATGGTAAGCAAAACCAAATTTACAGTTTAACAAGGTTATTAAGTTTGAACTACAGGAATGGTGATGTCAACTGGACCACCTCAAGGCGGTGGCTATGGTTCTGCACCTCAACAACCATTCTATCCAGCGCATCAAGGTAAGAatgagtgtttttttttttatccacaTTGATCTGGAATGACCACCTTTCGTTTTATAGGTTGGAACATGGGCGGCGCAGTAGCTCCAACACCTGCCCCTGCATTATCGGCTGGACCTGTCCCATACCCCGTTATGTTAGGATCTGATCCTGGAGTACTATCTTTTTATTCAGCTAATATTCCTATGTAGAGCAAGTGGTTAATAATTTTATTCCACCTAGACTGATCCCGTCCTATTGTCACAAGCAATGGAATGGTGTGAATATCGTTCTCCCGATGGCAAACCTTATTACTTCAACGTTAAGTCATCCTCTAGTGTTTGGGAGAAACCACAGGCATTGCGAGATTACGAAGGTAATTCTTGAACTGCCcatctgttttgtttttagcgtcatttttaacgtttttctTTGCCGTAGTTGCACGCCTTGCAGCGGCTGCTCGTGTTCACGCTGGAGTACCTCCGTCTATCCCAGTTATCCCCATTCAGCCAACAATGCCCGAGatagcaaaaaaagaagagcccAAAGTGACTGAGACCGAAAAGCCAGAACCagtcaaagaaacaaaagacaaagagGAAATTAAGGCACCAAAAGACAAAACTAGACCTGTCTCTAGTACTCCTGTGCCTGGAACTCCTTGGTACGATAGActtgcctttaaaaaaaaaaaaaaaggggggggagcAGTCAAATTTCTTAactattccactgattcaatAGGTGCGTTGTATGGACCGGTGATGGAAGAGTATTCTTTTTCAACCCAAGTACACGTTCTTCTGTCTGGGAAAAACCTGAAGATCTGAAAAACCGACCGGACGTCGATAAACTAATCGCCAACATCCCCGATGAAAGTCCTCAGCAAggtatagattttttaaatatgcaaTTTGTGGGGACCCATctaattttttacttctacatagttgataaaaaagaggaagcaaaagaaatcaaaccagaaaaaaagaagaaaagtgaCAGCAGTGTAGATGAGCCACCAGTaaaaaaatccaaatccaGTGATGATGGTAAAGTTACATGGTTCATGTTATCTAACAATTGTTATTGAATTGTATTTTCCTGTGCAGTCATTGAAGAAATTAGAATAGATGAACCTACCAAAGATACTGCAATGGAAGCAGAAGTAAAAGCTGCTCAGCAAAGAGCCGTCATTCCCCTCGAAGACCGAATTCAGCAATTTAAAGCCATGTTGGCTGAGAAAGAGGTAGTTACAGTGTGTTCCAATTTTAAAGAGGCTTAACCATAAAGCTCTTCGTTGCTTGTGTCAGGTGTCGGCTTTCTCTACATGGGAAAAAGAACTACACAAAATTGTGTTTGATTCACGATATTTATTGCTGACATCCAAAGAAAGTAAGAAACGGTGTTGAAAACCAAAATTTGCTTTATTATTCTTATGCATTTGTCATTGTGATTGTGAAGGAAAAGACGTCTACGAGGATTTCGTTCGGGAGAGGGTGGAAGAGGAGCGCcgcgaaaaaagaaaccgaatgaaagagaaaaaggacgATTTCCGTCGGTTGATGGAAGATGCCAAACTGAATGGAAagtaagtaataaaaaaaaatatagttgGGTTAATGCTTATCCTACGCCTCTGTATGGTTTCCAACATTAACCAAATTTTTGCCTGCAGATCGACTTTCTCTGATTTCAGCCATCGATACAGCAAGGATGAGCGATTCCGTGGCGTGGAGAAGACGAGGGAACGCGAGTCACTCTTCAATGAATTTATCGTCGAGGTCCGACGTAAGGAGAAAGATGAACGGGATGCCAACCGCGAAAAGgtatattttcattcaatttttcttggatggtttttctttgttctccttttttttttttttttattttatttattttttcgttacttaacaaaaggaaaaaagctATATCTTAAGTCATTGACACAGTATATAATGTTGTGTCTGAATGACCGTGCCTCTAACCATGAGCCTGGTCAGGAtcctgtttcatttttcttttatttctttatgtGTGCCGTTAATTGATGACATTAATTAGTTTTTACGAGTGATATcctaaatattttaatttttcaggCTTTCCCAGTAAGTTTTTATGTGTATTCTGTTTTCGATTCGTGCAGTACTTCCTTTTGGAGAGATTTATTTATTCTACATAATTTAACTCGCGGATTAATTTAACAGTATTAAGGGTGTTATCTGTATAATAAGCTATGACATTAGGAAGCTTGCCTCTGAATAGAGCAAGCTGCCTACCCTTATTTGTGATGATTCTCTCTATCGCTCCAATTCTGATGGCTTCTCTGCAAGTTCAAACAAGGTGTTGAAGCTACAGGTGCCTGGAGCCGCGACCGCGCGTGAGCCTTCTCCGGGGGACTGTGTTTTCCCTATAAAAGAGAACCCAAGACACAAAATATCTTAACACTTCCGACTTGCACCAACCTCTCTGTTAGCCATTGGGTAATATTGATTGTTCAAAACACAAAGCACTTGGTTAGTCTAAACGTTTTGTGATGCCGTTTCAAAGAGTTAATTTTCgaaaatttaaagaatatcctttttttttgtgaaatcATTTCCGACAGCATTAGTCTGATATTTCCAGTTGCTAACGTTTTACAGTTTGAAatgcagccatttttttttttttcctgactAACCCCATTGTCTAACAAAGTCTTGAAAGCTGGGCTTTGCCATATGTCTTTACTCCTACAACGACCctctcaaaaaaaaatctattgcaaaatttttgcttgaatTGTTTTGGAATTGCATCGATTGCGTCAGTCGAGTGTGCGGAGCCGCGGAAAATTTTCGGTGGAAATGGAAGGGCTTGCCTCCCTTTGCGGCACATCCACCGCGCGCGACCTACAGCACGCAACCCCATGGAGGCTTGGTTTACCGGTCCACGACAGTATTGACACCATtttagccttttttttccatacatAGAGCCTTGGTCAAGGATACAGTTATATGTGTTTCTTCgtgttgtttttcatttttattttattgttcacttttattattttacctgtccatttttttgttttgaaaatcacACTTGATCGTGAAATTCCATCATCGTCTTGACTAACCTCACGACTGATTCAGAAAATCCTGATAAATGATCATTGACATTACGACGTCGTAATGTCAATCTCGATCGTATATCGGATTCCAAAAAATGACGTATTTTCATTAGTTTCCCATCTAGTTTTGTGACAGGACAAGATACAAGAAATTTAACCTTTTTCTTAGTCATTAAGTCAAATTTTTCATGCATCTAGGGTTGCTCATACTCCGTACTAACAtaattcttttctctttcatttctcTCTTTATTGGATACCCACCTGTGCATTTTCTAGGCCAGAAAAGAGTTCGTATCCTTCTTGCGTGAACAACTGGGCGACCAGCCGTCTGAGCGGTATTCACGCTGGACCGAGGTGAAACGCAAACTGGAAGACACCAAAGATAGTCGTCTACGTAATGTCGACAGCAGTTTGAGAGAGGACTACTATAGGTAACTAAACCGACTGTCAACTAACCGATCGATGATTGTGAATTAATGACTCTTCTTTCCTGTCTTTGTAAAGGGAATGGATTCGTGCGGTCCGCGAAAAGAtggagaagaaggaaaaggaaagagaaaagaacaaGGAATCCAAAAGCAGTAAAAGGGATAAAGATCGTGAAGACCGagtgaaagaaagaaaagatagCGATCGAAGCCGGGATCGTAAAGACAAAGATAAGGACAAGGATCGATCGAAAGACAAGGaccggaaagaaaaagatcgTCGCAAAGACAAAAATAAGAGTAAAGATGGTGAAAAATCTAAAGACAAGTCAAAgaataaagagaaagagaaaaggcgCAAAGTCAAATCCGactcagaagaagaagaaggggaaACTCGCGATGATGTCGAGATGGAAGAAAATGGCGATCACGATAAAGCAGGTTCATCTGACGAAGTTCACGCTatagaagaagatgatgacgTTGATCGTGATGTGGCAGATCGCGAAGCAGAAGAGCAGGAAGACAGCGAAGCGGCTGCGGTAGCGGCAgctgaagaagaggaagaagaagaacgagaAAGACGAACGCGTGAGAAAAAGGCACGTGAAGAAGCTAGTCTAcgtgaaagagagaaagaagtcCAACGTGCTTTAGCCCCTCACTTGAGAGATCGTGACAAGGAGCGTCTTGCTCATCAGCATGGAGAAGCTGTCTCACAATTTACCGCGCTCCTCACCGACTTGGTAGGATAAAATGAATAGCCACAAATTAGGGTCAATCGCTTATCAATATTTGATCTGTAGATTCGCAATCCAGATATGTCATGGAAAGAGGCAAAAAGAACTCTTCGGAAAGACTCGCGTTCTGAGGTGACTGATATCTTGTCAAAAGAAGAGAgggagaaaatgttttccgaGCACATTGAGAAACTCACTTTCAAAAAGCGAGGGAAATttaggtaattttttttcctattcagaaataaaaagcaaTGTGACGTTTATCTTTTTCGTAGGGACATGCTGGAAGAAATCGGTGAATTGACTCTGACCACATCGTGGAAAAAAATACGAAGCCTCATCAAAGATGATGTTCGTTATGCCAAATTTTCATCTTCGGACAGAGTACGGACACAACACTACCCTTTTCCTAGTGCTATTCCAATAAtgtttctattttg includes the following:
- the LOC116925196 gene encoding nuclear receptor subfamily 4 group A member 2; amino-acid sequence: MLYNRREHWAEGGLSGEKFGPLDLHLAANGLPSIDLTGGHLFGDIQDTWSPAFADWTPTSSTSDLSEFSESPTFSNHWDLTLTVHELASQTPEGLRDAASVPSPTQEMMLIHTQGRPDLCGLVGRNVMQQPLQHHSMAAFPPTDWISSSVEPVSNIMGHAPSIQSSYAPSVMSSPSLASVHQSSFDDSESTSLQECFEVANEFIMNHTDGTSNTNNSDNCLSMDVEDASALLTDAAEALAAAAIPLTNFQDNYTPSRFQPASFQPKEDSVNNFGHPHSAAILEMTAFQAAVQSVQALRQRQPGPSSSSSLITDDTARNPPLKRQGLVSATHDPIARHAEPASHRSGGYICHYPLNLPIGSRHPTANANLQTNTPMASTSFAVPSTSFERTATTEKTSPACSAIAGRSDPAARSKSPSQLCAVCGDNAACQHYGVRTCEGCKGFFKRTVQKGSKYVCLADRNCPVDKRRRNRCQFCRFQKCLSVGMVKEVVRTDSLKGRRGRLPSKPKCSQETSHSPPVSLITALVRAHLDTSPEMANFDYSMYVEQSGNEKNQLASSHTTEVQADHIHQFFALLTTCIDVIKVWAEKIPGFCELCKEDQELLIQSACLEIFVIRFAYRIRPGDEKFIFDNGVVLHSSQCKPSFGPWHGAIIEFAHSLHSMDIDLSAFACLVSLTLITERHGLRDPQKVELLQMKIISSLRDHVTYNPEAQRKPHYFSRLLSKLPELRSLSIQGLQRIFYLKVEDLAPAPPLLEAIFSSSLPF
- the LOC116925195 gene encoding transcription elongation regulator 1 isoform X1 translates to MESGPENSDSFFIEGPSNTGPNASDENFADDGDFGPPMSYQQQHYGGPRGPPGMGPRGPMGMRPMRPFGGGGPMGPRPPFMQRGPPGGHGGFHGPPRPPGPPGQRFQGPPPRGMGPMGGPRGPPPNLMQGYGDFPRQMRPHFSQEQNGGRGGDSLDSGGGWDMQGPPNQPNGGGMGYMGGPPQQGPPPNYGNVPPSHNQHYGNIPPQQPPPHAYGNGGPPGYGSGMPPAPGGYQQPPQSQQQSHPAQTAEIDVSTDEVWVETKAGDGKSYFYHAKSRETTWTKPEGPNIKVLTQQQVEAMAQQSAVLKPPENGMVMSTGPPQGGGYGSAPQQPFYPAHQGWNMGGAVAPTPAPALSAGPVPYPVMLGSDPGTDPVLLSQAMEWCEYRSPDGKPYYFNVKSSSSVWEKPQALRDYEVARLAAAARVHAGVPPSIPVIPIQPTMPEIAKKEEPKVTETEKPEPVKETKDKEEIKAPKDKTRPVSSTPVPGTPWCVVWTGDGRVFFFNPSTRSSVWEKPEDLKNRPDVDKLIANIPDESPQQVDKKEEAKEIKPEKKKKSDSSVDEPPVKKSKSSDDVIEEIRIDEPTKDTAMEAEVKAAQQRAVIPLEDRIQQFKAMLAEKEVSAFSTWEKELHKIVFDSRYLLLTSKERKDVYEDFVRERVEEERREKRNRMKEKKDDFRRLMEDAKLNGKSTFSDFSHRYSKDERFRGVEKTRERESLFNEFIVEVRRKEKDERDANREKARKEFVSFLREQLGDQPSERYSRWTEVKRKLEDTKDSRLRNVDSSLREDYYREWIRAVREKMEKKEKEREKNKESKSSKRDKDREDRVKERKDSDRSRDRKDKDKDKDRSKDKDRKEKDRRKDKNKSKDGEKSKDKSKNKEKEKRRKVKSDSEEEEGETRDDVEMEENGDHDKAGSSDEVHAIEEDDDVDRDVADREAEEQEDSEAAAVAAAEEEEEEERERRTREKKAREEASLREREKEVQRALAPHLRDRDKERLAHQHGEAVSQFTALLTDLIRNPDMSWKEAKRTLRKDSRSEVTDILSKEEREKMFSEHIEKLTFKKRGKFRDMLEEIGELTLTTSWKKIRSLIKDDVRYAKFSSSDRKCEKEFNEFMKDKMVAAKADFRELLKESKFISYKSMKSVRESDQALKDIESTLRKDRRYLQLECVRHERQDLLMAHLEELERKGPPPPPTATEPVRRDKH
- the LOC116925195 gene encoding transcription elongation regulator 1 isoform X2, giving the protein MESGPENSDSFFIEGPSNTGPNASDENFADDGDFGPPMSYQQQHYGGPRGPPGMGPRGPMGMRPMRPFGGGGPMGPRPPFMQRGPPGGHGGFHGPPRPPGPPGQRFQGPPPRGMGPMGGPRGPPPNLMQGYGDFPRQMRPHFSQEQNGGRGGDSLDSGGGWDMGPPNQPNGGGMGYMGGPPQQGPPPNYGNVPPSHNQHYGNIPPQQPPPHAYGNGGPPGYGSGMPPAPGGYQQPPQSQQQSHPAQTAEIDVSTDEVWVETKAGDGKSYFYHAKSRETTWTKPEGPNIKVLTQQQVEAMAQQSAVLKPPENGMVMSTGPPQGGGYGSAPQQPFYPAHQGWNMGGAVAPTPAPALSAGPVPYPVMLGSDPGTDPVLLSQAMEWCEYRSPDGKPYYFNVKSSSSVWEKPQALRDYEVARLAAAARVHAGVPPSIPVIPIQPTMPEIAKKEEPKVTETEKPEPVKETKDKEEIKAPKDKTRPVSSTPVPGTPWCVVWTGDGRVFFFNPSTRSSVWEKPEDLKNRPDVDKLIANIPDESPQQVDKKEEAKEIKPEKKKKSDSSVDEPPVKKSKSSDDVIEEIRIDEPTKDTAMEAEVKAAQQRAVIPLEDRIQQFKAMLAEKEVSAFSTWEKELHKIVFDSRYLLLTSKERKDVYEDFVRERVEEERREKRNRMKEKKDDFRRLMEDAKLNGKSTFSDFSHRYSKDERFRGVEKTRERESLFNEFIVEVRRKEKDERDANREKARKEFVSFLREQLGDQPSERYSRWTEVKRKLEDTKDSRLRNVDSSLREDYYREWIRAVREKMEKKEKEREKNKESKSSKRDKDREDRVKERKDSDRSRDRKDKDKDKDRSKDKDRKEKDRRKDKNKSKDGEKSKDKSKNKEKEKRRKVKSDSEEEEGETRDDVEMEENGDHDKAGSSDEVHAIEEDDDVDRDVADREAEEQEDSEAAAVAAAEEEEEEERERRTREKKAREEASLREREKEVQRALAPHLRDRDKERLAHQHGEAVSQFTALLTDLIRNPDMSWKEAKRTLRKDSRSEVTDILSKEEREKMFSEHIEKLTFKKRGKFRDMLEEIGELTLTTSWKKIRSLIKDDVRYAKFSSSDRKCEKEFNEFMKDKMVAAKADFRELLKESKFISYKSMKSVRESDQALKDIESTLRKDRRYLQLECVRHERQDLLMAHLEELERKGPPPPPTATEPVRRDKH